From the Maioricimonas rarisocia genome, one window contains:
- a CDS encoding CsbD family protein, which produces MNWDQIQGKWKQARGQAQQKWGKLTDDDLDVVDGKREELVGKVQERYGIAKDEAEREVSDFERSCNC; this is translated from the coding sequence ATGAACTGGGATCAGATTCAAGGCAAGTGGAAGCAGGCCAGAGGACAGGCCCAGCAGAAGTGGGGCAAGCTGACCGACGATGACCTCGATGTCGTCGACGGCAAGCGTGAGGAACTGGTCGGCAAGGTGCAGGAGCGGTACGGCATCGCCAAAGACGAAGCCGAACGCGAAGTCAGCGACTTCGAGCGTTCCTGCAACTGCTGA
- a CDS encoding PRC-barrel domain-containing protein: MKRFAMIPGAVALGVCAMIVGSIAQAEKDDLPKEDKDRTQQRTTIEARKPSGIQSAGRLDDKLSGANIRASEFIGMNIQNAQGEGLGEVNDIVIDASNGKVRYAAVTYGGFLGLGNKMFAVPFGAFEVRTEEGDSDDYILVLNVTQSQLEGAQGFNEDNWPDFGDRTFTDEVDRRYGVERQRRDRRQGVDVEVDREGVDVDVDDER, encoded by the coding sequence ATGAAGCGGTTTGCAATGATCCCCGGCGCTGTGGCGCTGGGCGTGTGTGCGATGATTGTCGGGTCCATCGCTCAGGCGGAAAAGGATGATCTTCCCAAAGAAGACAAGGACCGGACGCAGCAGCGCACCACCATCGAAGCCCGCAAGCCGTCAGGCATTCAGAGCGCCGGCCGCCTCGATGACAAGCTGTCCGGCGCCAATATCCGCGCCAGCGAGTTCATCGGAATGAACATCCAGAACGCGCAGGGCGAAGGACTCGGCGAAGTCAATGACATCGTCATCGATGCCAGCAACGGCAAGGTCCGCTATGCCGCCGTCACGTACGGTGGTTTCCTCGGACTGGGTAACAAGATGTTCGCCGTTCCGTTCGGTGCGTTTGAAGTTCGTACCGAAGAAGGGGACAGCGACGACTACATCCTCGTCCTCAACGTGACGCAGAGTCAGCTCGAAGGAGCCCAGGGCTTCAACGAGGACAACTGGCCGGACTTCGGTGACCGTACCTTCACCGACGAAGTCGATCGCCGCTACGGGGTCGAGCGTCAGCGCCGTGACCGTCGTCAGGGCGTCGACGTGGAAGTCGACCGTGAAGGTGTCGACGTTGACGTCGACGACGAACGGTAA
- a CDS encoding protein kinase domain-containing protein, translated as MTSTNDPRDELDTAWLNYLRRLDSGTSFEADELINDHPACGEELRDSIDDDLFARSLSLLSVPTLGSSGEGSGDTQRYFPDEERKLNDPSTEFIKPEALKLDIERRCGVGSVLDDYELIERIARGGMGIIYKARQRSLNRIVAVKVIGDAEFSDESAIDRFQSEAQAAARLKHRNIVAIHEIGEQKGVHYFSMDYVPGGSLANLLAEGPLAPAVAARYILKICDAIAYAHQHGIVHRDIKPSNVLIDAESQPLVSDFGLAREIGEMSELTRTGEILGTPTYMAPEQTMLSRTPPGPAADIYSIGALLYALLTGSSPFEAATPFDVLMQVRHMDPVRPGVRQPGIPTDLETICLKCLEKSPERRYRTVQDLSADIERHLDGHPILARRAGIVERTWRWCRRKPLLAAITTMLALLVCLLTASVVQYGVALQRFNSRLSEANDELAVNNTRLQALIQAESVARQRAQSSERRVRKLLYAADMRLASQAWEDQDILQLRELLHRNRPGPSRPDLRGIEWHLLHNLTTHEHNALWAHSGDVYWCQFSPDGKWLASVGMDGTLKLFEADSLEKTIVVDAGQGEVNHVEFSPDGTHCITAGDDGRLCFWSLPDGKFLKAIDAHPGRIAFQSAYSPDGTLLASCGQEKFVRLWNPETGEALGQLGPEVGPSAPRPARNLDAIAFSPDGRFIAAAGVYAVVWDVETRKRHFRKAVRSRVTSIDFSPDGRWLSVGSLDNRAYLIEIAAENRDIAESQHYDAVQAVAFDPTGRFAADADRAGNVRLWKMELLEQEQRDIRAPRNRPDLRPFSWPAHDGRVWSISFAPDGKTVATSGADGSVCVWPIEQLGGARILNPDGSPSNPANVQDFAFFADGSLAAVTPDHVYRQIDETSDFRQFSSARDGEVFRRIGTDQIGRWVAVGTEDGTILIQDAATGETVSSHRPDIAEGMRLLSLTPDGSRLIAVVDAILFDLTVPDLQPHPNAVPQYDCNAVSLSSDGRLLAVSPRVKDTIEIWNLETGEQLHEIPRQPDPVHAMQFGPDGSTLASSSNRLVRLWDVETGRIRSEFVGHQAPVASLCFDQSGRSLISTSEAHTIRVWSIELKQEVLALGWRSDRLDGSSVVCVSPDGERLLQLRDGSLLEYRIGSSSD; from the coding sequence GTGACTTCGACAAATGATCCTCGCGACGAACTGGATACTGCCTGGCTGAACTACCTGCGACGGCTCGATTCCGGAACGTCGTTTGAAGCGGACGAGCTGATCAACGATCACCCGGCATGCGGCGAAGAGCTGCGCGACAGTATCGACGACGACCTGTTCGCCCGATCCCTGTCGCTGCTGAGCGTCCCAACCCTCGGTTCGTCCGGAGAAGGAAGCGGCGACACACAGAGGTATTTCCCGGATGAGGAACGCAAACTCAATGATCCCTCTACCGAGTTCATCAAGCCGGAGGCGCTGAAACTCGACATCGAGCGACGTTGCGGCGTCGGATCGGTCCTCGACGACTACGAATTGATCGAACGGATTGCCCGGGGTGGCATGGGCATCATCTACAAAGCCCGCCAGCGAAGCCTGAACCGCATCGTCGCCGTCAAGGTCATCGGCGATGCCGAGTTCTCCGACGAGTCGGCAATCGACCGGTTTCAGTCGGAAGCGCAGGCGGCAGCCCGGCTGAAACATCGCAACATCGTGGCGATTCACGAAATTGGCGAGCAGAAGGGAGTCCACTACTTCTCGATGGACTATGTGCCGGGCGGAAGCCTTGCCAATCTGCTCGCGGAAGGACCGCTGGCACCCGCAGTGGCCGCCCGCTACATCCTGAAGATCTGCGACGCCATCGCGTACGCCCACCAGCACGGCATCGTGCACCGTGACATCAAGCCGTCCAACGTGCTGATCGACGCCGAATCGCAGCCGCTGGTGAGCGACTTCGGACTGGCTCGCGAAATCGGCGAAATGAGCGAACTGACGCGCACCGGCGAGATCCTCGGAACGCCGACCTACATGGCGCCGGAGCAGACGATGCTCTCCCGGACGCCCCCCGGTCCGGCAGCGGACATCTATTCCATCGGAGCGCTGCTCTACGCCCTGCTCACAGGAAGCAGTCCGTTCGAAGCAGCAACGCCGTTTGACGTGCTGATGCAGGTCCGACATATGGACCCGGTGCGTCCCGGCGTTCGCCAGCCGGGCATCCCCACCGACCTCGAAACCATCTGTCTGAAGTGCCTGGAGAAATCACCGGAGCGACGATATCGGACGGTGCAGGACCTTTCGGCAGATATCGAGCGACACCTCGATGGGCATCCGATTCTTGCCCGCCGGGCCGGTATCGTCGAGCGAACCTGGCGGTGGTGTCGCCGCAAGCCACTGCTGGCCGCCATCACCACGATGCTCGCACTCCTGGTCTGTCTGCTGACTGCCAGCGTGGTTCAGTACGGAGTCGCGCTCCAGAGGTTCAACAGTCGGCTTTCGGAGGCGAACGACGAACTGGCCGTCAACAACACACGGCTCCAGGCGCTGATTCAGGCCGAATCGGTCGCCCGGCAACGGGCGCAATCGAGCGAACGCCGCGTCCGCAAGCTTCTTTACGCCGCCGACATGCGGCTGGCCTCCCAGGCGTGGGAAGACCAGGACATCCTGCAACTGCGTGAGCTGCTGCACCGGAACCGCCCCGGTCCGAGCCGCCCGGATCTGCGAGGCATCGAGTGGCACCTGCTGCACAACCTCACGACTCACGAGCACAACGCCCTGTGGGCGCACTCGGGAGATGTCTACTGGTGTCAGTTCTCACCCGACGGAAAGTGGCTCGCCTCGGTCGGAATGGATGGAACGCTGAAGCTCTTCGAAGCCGACTCGCTGGAAAAAACCATCGTCGTGGACGCCGGCCAGGGAGAAGTCAATCATGTCGAGTTCTCCCCGGATGGTACTCACTGCATTACGGCCGGCGATGATGGTCGTCTCTGCTTCTGGTCGCTGCCCGACGGCAAGTTTCTCAAGGCGATCGATGCTCATCCGGGTCGGATCGCGTTCCAGTCCGCGTACTCTCCCGACGGCACTCTACTGGCCTCCTGCGGTCAGGAGAAATTCGTTCGGCTGTGGAACCCTGAAACGGGCGAGGCCCTCGGCCAGCTTGGTCCCGAGGTGGGTCCGTCCGCCCCCCGCCCGGCCCGGAACCTTGATGCCATCGCGTTTTCTCCCGATGGCCGGTTCATCGCCGCGGCAGGCGTCTACGCCGTCGTCTGGGACGTGGAGACACGCAAGCGGCACTTTCGCAAGGCAGTCCGGTCGCGGGTCACCAGTATCGACTTCTCACCGGACGGCCGATGGCTCTCTGTGGGATCGCTCGACAACCGCGCCTATCTGATCGAAATTGCCGCCGAGAATCGCGACATCGCCGAGTCACAACACTACGACGCCGTTCAGGCGGTCGCCTTCGATCCGACCGGACGATTTGCCGCCGATGCCGACCGGGCCGGCAACGTGCGACTGTGGAAAATGGAACTGCTTGAACAGGAACAGCGGGACATCCGTGCTCCCCGCAACCGGCCGGACCTGCGTCCCTTCTCCTGGCCGGCGCATGACGGACGCGTCTGGTCGATCAGTTTCGCTCCGGACGGTAAGACGGTGGCCACCTCGGGTGCAGACGGATCGGTCTGTGTCTGGCCGATCGAGCAGCTTGGGGGCGCTCGCATTCTCAACCCGGACGGCAGTCCGTCCAATCCGGCAAACGTCCAGGATTTTGCTTTCTTCGCGGACGGCTCACTGGCGGCGGTCACTCCTGATCACGTGTATCGCCAGATCGACGAAACGAGCGATTTCCGGCAGTTCAGTTCGGCCAGGGACGGCGAAGTTTTCCGCCGCATCGGGACCGATCAGATCGGTCGGTGGGTTGCGGTGGGTACGGAAGACGGCACCATCCTGATTCAGGACGCGGCGACCGGCGAAACGGTCTCGTCGCATCGCCCCGATATCGCCGAGGGGATGCGGCTGCTGAGCCTGACACCTGACGGTTCACGGCTGATCGCCGTCGTCGATGCCATTCTGTTCGACCTGACCGTTCCCGATCTCCAGCCACATCCCAATGCCGTGCCGCAGTACGACTGCAACGCGGTGTCCCTCAGCAGCGACGGGCGTCTGCTCGCCGTCAGCCCCCGGGTCAAAGACACCATCGAGATCTGGAACCTGGAGACTGGCGAGCAACTTCACGAGATCCCGCGGCAGCCGGACCCGGTTCATGCAATGCAGTTCGGCCCCGACGGCTCGACCCTGGCCTCGAGCAGTAATCGGCTGGTTCGCCTGTGGGACGTCGAAACGGGCCGCATCCGAAGTGAGTTTGTCGGGCACCAGGCCCCCGTCGCATCGCTCTGCTTCGACCAGTCGGGACGTTCGCTGATCAGCACCAGCGAAGCCCACACGATTCGGGTGTGGTCCATCGAACTCAAGCAGGAAGTCCTGGCGCTCGGTTGGCGGTCCGACAGGCTCGACGGAAGTAGCGTCGTCTGTGTCTCTCCCGATGGAGAGAGACTGCTGCAGCTGCGGGATGGGAGCCTGCTCGAGTATCGCATCGGTTCGTCGAGCGATTGA
- a CDS encoding arabinan endo-1,5-alpha-L-arabinosidase yields MSAYVRVVISGVALSFLLTSPGAVAQDETWLARGVPDPGVVRAHDGSGYYIASTGDGIPLWHSTDLKHWERIGRIFDKDVPAWAAQLIPGAHNVWAPDLQYTHGRYYVYYSVSTFGSQRSVIGLATNRTLDPKHPDYQWEDHGLVLESFLDTSGYNAIDAALFVDRDQRGYLFWGSYWEGIRGAPVELPTGTLESTRPEGTAIAARRDRASTAIEGAYVIRRGDWYYLFVSWDNCCAGAESTYKVMVGRARRPLGPYVDADGRPMNEGGGTLVVMSNGRWRGTGHNSVLQTDRGDYLVHHAIDADAPRGGRVLQIRPLAWNDGWPAAGEPLTGPGDRTTSPLVGRWRHVVDGQDEYDIFLEPSGLIGGVPGEARWIREGDSLRLRWRDPNAPGGWWEDRATLDLDAKTYQGSNQNGTPIEGTMRDR; encoded by the coding sequence ATGTCTGCATACGTTCGCGTCGTGATTTCGGGAGTTGCCCTTTCGTTCCTGCTCACCAGCCCGGGAGCTGTTGCTCAGGACGAAACCTGGCTCGCCCGGGGAGTCCCCGATCCCGGCGTCGTCCGGGCGCATGATGGCAGCGGCTACTACATCGCGTCGACGGGCGACGGGATCCCGCTCTGGCACAGCACCGACCTCAAACACTGGGAGCGAATCGGTCGCATCTTCGACAAAGACGTGCCCGCATGGGCGGCGCAGCTCATTCCCGGCGCTCACAACGTCTGGGCACCTGACCTGCAATACACCCACGGCCGCTATTACGTTTACTACAGCGTCTCCACTTTTGGCAGCCAGCGGTCGGTCATCGGGCTGGCCACCAACCGGACGCTCGACCCGAAACACCCCGACTACCAGTGGGAAGACCATGGGCTGGTGCTCGAATCGTTTCTCGACACCAGCGGCTACAACGCCATTGATGCTGCCCTGTTCGTCGACCGCGACCAACGAGGCTACCTCTTCTGGGGCTCGTACTGGGAAGGCATCCGCGGAGCCCCGGTCGAGCTGCCCACCGGCACGCTTGAATCGACGCGACCGGAAGGAACGGCCATCGCCGCCCGCCGCGATCGTGCCTCGACCGCCATCGAAGGGGCCTACGTCATCCGGCGGGGGGATTGGTACTACCTGTTCGTCTCGTGGGACAACTGTTGTGCCGGCGCAGAGAGTACCTACAAGGTCATGGTCGGACGTGCGCGTCGGCCGCTCGGCCCCTACGTCGACGCAGACGGGCGCCCGATGAACGAAGGGGGCGGGACCCTGGTCGTCATGAGCAACGGTCGCTGGCGCGGAACGGGTCACAACAGCGTGCTGCAGACAGACCGCGGGGATTACCTCGTGCACCATGCCATCGACGCCGACGCCCCCCGCGGAGGGCGCGTGCTGCAGATCCGCCCCCTCGCATGGAACGACGGATGGCCGGCAGCTGGAGAACCGCTGACAGGGCCCGGTGACCGGACGACCTCGCCTCTGGTCGGTCGCTGGCGACACGTCGTGGACGGGCAGGACGAGTACGACATCTTCCTCGAGCCGAGCGGGCTGATCGGCGGTGTTCCCGGGGAAGCCCGCTGGATACGCGAGGGTGATTCACTTCGACTCCGATGGCGCGATCCAAACGCCCCCGGCGGCTGGTGGGAAGATCGCGCCACACTCGATCTGGACGCGAAGACCTACCAGGGCTCGAACCAGAACGGCACACCGATCGAAGGGACGATGCGCGACCGCTAG
- a CDS encoding DJ-1/PfpI family protein: MSSSKVLIIIGDATETLDTMYPYYRLQEAGFEPVVAAPEKRLYQLVLHEVKPGWTITKEWEGYTLKADIAFADVNEEEYAGILFSGGRAPEYIRYDENLVRITRHFFETNKPVASVCHGVEIPAYADCVKGRRMATVPKCKFDLEVCGGIFVDEPCVIDGNLVSGRTFHDNGHYVGPWIRMLVEAREAAMAGA, from the coding sequence ATGTCTTCCTCCAAAGTGCTCATCATCATCGGCGATGCGACCGAAACGCTCGACACGATGTATCCCTACTACCGGCTGCAGGAGGCCGGTTTCGAACCGGTCGTCGCTGCCCCCGAGAAGCGCCTCTACCAACTCGTGCTGCACGAAGTGAAGCCCGGCTGGACGATCACAAAGGAGTGGGAAGGTTACACCCTCAAGGCGGATATCGCCTTTGCCGACGTCAACGAGGAAGAGTACGCTGGCATCCTCTTCTCCGGCGGGAGGGCTCCGGAGTACATCCGGTACGACGAGAACCTGGTGCGAATCACGCGGCACTTCTTCGAGACGAACAAGCCGGTCGCCAGCGTCTGCCATGGCGTGGAGATTCCGGCCTATGCCGACTGCGTGAAGGGCCGCCGGATGGCGACGGTTCCCAAGTGCAAGTTCGATCTGGAAGTGTGCGGCGGGATCTTCGTGGACGAGCCGTGCGTCATCGACGGGAACCTGGTGAGCGGCCGGACGTTCCACGACAACGGTCATTACGTCGGCCCGTGGATCCGGATGCTCGTGGAAGCTCGTGAGGCGGCAATGGCGGGGGCGTGA
- a CDS encoding alkaline phosphatase family protein, with protein sequence MTHLQRLSLPCRTLARSAVAAAVTFAVLVLPGTFPHAAADDEPAEATCENVLLITLDGLRPQDLFTGADETLLNRSAGGVRNTRDTREAFWRETPEQRRIAMMPWFWQTIAAEGVVFGDTSGGSIVRVTNEHRFSYPGYNEILTGVSDPRIDSNAKRNNDNVTVLEWLHSRPGLDGRVAAFCSWDVFPYIINADRSGIPVNAGWEPLAKTVDTAATRALDALAAEMPRYWDNVRYDYFTFRGAHEYLKQKQPRLLYVAFGETDDWAHDGRYDLYLDAARRTDDYIRQLWETAQSMPQYRGKTALVITTDHGRGDTREEWKSHGESIAGSEFMWIAVLGPGVKPQGPEPGTVTQAQVAATVATLLGYDYRGDVPEAGEPLPLWPAKEESGNRN encoded by the coding sequence ATGACTCACCTGCAACGCCTTTCGCTTCCCTGCCGCACGCTCGCCCGATCAGCCGTGGCGGCCGCCGTCACGTTCGCGGTCCTCGTGCTGCCCGGCACCTTCCCACACGCGGCAGCGGACGACGAACCTGCTGAGGCTACGTGCGAGAACGTCCTGCTGATCACCCTCGATGGCCTCCGACCGCAGGATCTGTTCACCGGGGCCGACGAGACGTTGCTGAACCGCTCGGCAGGCGGCGTCCGCAACACACGGGACACCCGCGAGGCGTTCTGGCGTGAAACTCCCGAACAGCGACGCATCGCAATGATGCCGTGGTTCTGGCAGACGATCGCAGCCGAAGGCGTCGTTTTCGGGGACACGTCCGGCGGGTCAATTGTTCGCGTCACCAACGAACACAGGTTTTCGTACCCGGGCTATAACGAGATTCTCACCGGGGTCAGCGATCCCCGCATCGACTCCAACGCCAAACGCAACAACGACAACGTCACTGTTCTCGAATGGCTGCACAGTCGGCCCGGTCTCGATGGCCGGGTCGCCGCCTTCTGCTCGTGGGACGTGTTTCCTTACATCATCAACGCCGATCGCAGCGGAATCCCCGTTAATGCCGGCTGGGAACCGCTCGCAAAGACGGTCGACACCGCTGCGACACGCGCACTGGATGCCCTCGCTGCCGAGATGCCCCGGTACTGGGACAACGTCCGTTACGACTACTTCACGTTCCGGGGGGCCCACGAGTACCTGAAGCAGAAGCAGCCCCGCCTGCTCTACGTCGCGTTCGGCGAGACCGACGACTGGGCTCACGACGGTCGCTACGACCTGTACCTCGATGCCGCCCGGCGGACCGATGACTACATCCGGCAATTGTGGGAGACCGCCCAGAGCATGCCGCAGTACCGGGGGAAAACCGCTCTGGTCATCACCACCGACCACGGACGGGGAGACACCCGCGAAGAGTGGAAGAGCCACGGCGAGTCGATCGCCGGCTCGGAATTCATGTGGATCGCCGTGCTGGGGCCGGGCGTCAAACCGCAGGGGCCGGAGCCGGGCACGGTCACACAGGCGCAGGTGGCCGCGACGGTGGCGACGCTGCTGGGGTACGACTACCGGGGGGATGTTCCCGAAGCCGGGGAGCCGCTGCCGCTCTGGCCGGCGAAAGAGGAGTCAGGAAACAGGAATTAA
- a CDS encoding Gfo/Idh/MocA family protein — protein sequence MSGPATTRRDFLASAALGGGLLVAPHLQTFASAQDKPRHKVERLGVGAIGMRYQGSVITEKAREYGDIVAIADVDRHVREQARASFGSTPRIFEDYRDLLARKDVDVVLIATPDHWHTKMIIDAVRAGKDVYCEKPLTLTVDEGKVLRRVVGESDRVVQTGTWQRSDSRFRLAVELVRQGRIGKLQRVTAATDKNPTGGPFQTYPVPSHFNWDLWQGQTPDVPYIPERAHYTFRWWYEYSGGKMTDWGAHHIDIAQWAIDSLPVHFDGKARFPSIENGFNVATDFGATVKYANGVELVIADEGRRGILFEGDKGRLFVNRGTVAGVPVDELKSSPLPRDQFVAYDFDNLTRPERAGKLDAIINHMGNFFDCIETRRTPVSPIEDSHRTVSTCHLANISQRLGRPLTWDPQQELFVGDSEANTWLKREQRAGYEIA from the coding sequence ATGTCCGGACCTGCCACCACTCGCCGGGACTTTCTTGCTTCAGCCGCGCTCGGCGGGGGACTGCTCGTCGCGCCCCATCTGCAGACGTTCGCGTCCGCCCAGGACAAGCCCCGTCACAAGGTGGAACGGCTCGGCGTCGGCGCCATCGGCATGCGGTATCAGGGCTCGGTCATCACGGAGAAAGCCCGGGAGTACGGCGACATCGTCGCGATTGCCGATGTGGATCGGCACGTTCGTGAACAGGCCCGGGCCAGTTTCGGCAGCACGCCGCGAATCTTTGAAGACTATCGCGACCTGCTGGCCCGCAAGGATGTCGACGTCGTCCTCATCGCCACGCCGGACCACTGGCATACGAAGATGATCATCGATGCCGTCCGGGCCGGTAAGGACGTTTACTGCGAGAAGCCGCTCACGCTTACCGTTGACGAAGGGAAGGTACTGCGGAGGGTCGTCGGCGAGTCGGATCGAGTCGTGCAGACCGGCACGTGGCAGCGGAGCGACTCACGGTTCCGCCTGGCCGTCGAACTGGTCCGGCAGGGACGGATCGGCAAGCTGCAGCGCGTCACCGCAGCAACCGACAAGAATCCGACCGGTGGGCCCTTCCAGACGTATCCGGTTCCGAGTCACTTCAACTGGGACCTGTGGCAGGGACAGACCCCCGATGTCCCGTACATCCCCGAGCGGGCGCACTACACCTTCCGCTGGTGGTACGAGTACTCCGGCGGAAAGATGACCGACTGGGGCGCCCATCACATCGACATCGCCCAGTGGGCCATCGACAGTCTGCCGGTGCACTTCGATGGCAAGGCCCGTTTCCCGAGTATCGAGAACGGCTTCAACGTCGCGACCGACTTCGGTGCCACCGTGAAGTACGCCAACGGAGTCGAACTGGTCATCGCCGACGAAGGCCGCCGCGGCATTCTGTTTGAAGGAGACAAGGGACGCCTGTTCGTGAACCGCGGCACCGTGGCCGGTGTGCCGGTGGACGAACTGAAGTCCAGTCCCCTGCCCCGCGATCAGTTCGTCGCGTACGACTTCGATAATCTGACGCGTCCGGAACGGGCCGGCAAGCTGGATGCGATCATCAACCACATGGGGAACTTCTTCGACTGTATCGAGACCCGTCGGACTCCGGTCTCGCCGATCGAAGACTCGCACCGAACGGTCAGCACCTGTCACCTTGCCAACATTTCGCAGCGGCTGGGGCGGCCGCTGACGTGGGATCCGCAGCAGGAACTGTTCGTGGGCGACTCGGAAGCGAACACCTGGCTGAAGCGCGAACAGCGTGCCGGCTACGAAATCGCCTGA
- a CDS encoding RNA polymerase sigma factor, with the protein MGESELKGLIASAKQGDERAFAELTRRAIEQRSGSSSNSPPGLAAPIVVETLFEAIRIADESGHRPRSRWFAWLLQLVVRGRQRLRSSDSEDTNTLRHRHEGASLSDSSSQLLHDTVLEPDASSEAAVHAELVRLTQRSLEALSPPDRTVLELRYWMGCTMPELARRLDCTEAEAARRLRLAIGSFRREMTQEDEARDFDK; encoded by the coding sequence GTGGGGGAATCGGAGCTGAAGGGTCTGATCGCATCTGCGAAGCAGGGGGACGAGCGCGCCTTCGCAGAGCTGACGCGTCGGGCAATCGAGCAGCGAAGCGGTTCGTCGTCGAACTCGCCTCCCGGGCTTGCTGCCCCCATCGTGGTGGAGACGTTGTTCGAAGCCATCCGCATCGCCGACGAGTCCGGCCATCGGCCACGATCCCGATGGTTCGCGTGGTTGCTCCAGCTCGTCGTGCGTGGTCGGCAGCGTTTACGTTCTTCGGATTCCGAAGACACGAATACGCTCCGTCACAGGCATGAGGGGGCATCTCTGTCTGACTCCTCGAGTCAGTTGCTGCACGATACCGTCCTCGAACCGGATGCTTCGTCGGAGGCCGCCGTGCACGCAGAGCTCGTCCGTTTGACCCAAAGATCCCTCGAGGCGCTTTCGCCCCCGGACCGCACCGTTCTGGAACTGCGGTACTGGATGGGATGCACGATGCCGGAACTCGCCCGCCGCCTCGATTGCACGGAAGCCGAAGCCGCCCGCAGGCTGCGTCTGGCGATCGGATCGTTCCGTCGGGAGATGACTCAGGAGGACGAGGCGCGTGACTTCGACAAATGA
- a CDS encoding AraC family transcriptional regulator — protein sequence MKRVALLIETSRSYGRDLLQGVKQYAGEHGPWSLFVELRDLESKPPAWLKNWDGDGILTRSGSTAIADAVRRVGVPTVELRSTRRGASFPFVGADNEAVGRLVAEHLLDRGFRHFGVYELDTEQFFVERRNSFVRHLKQWGMSCTPFRQGGATEKPSQWERQQNRLIGWIEQLPRPAGIMACTDQLGCWLLDACARTGIRVPEELAVVGVENDETLTTMSTPPLSSVQLDGRRAGYEAARLLDRIMRGNRPPKRPVLIPPIGIKTRQSSDIVAIDDPLLAEAIRLIRQRACAGLHVTDVLDAVPLSRSSLERGCREILGRSPNREINRVRLEAACELLRETDLNLEQIARRTGFTTPQYLVQLFRRSIGTTPGAYRRQSRT from the coding sequence ATGAAACGAGTCGCCCTGCTGATCGAGACCTCCCGCTCCTACGGGCGGGATCTGCTGCAGGGCGTCAAACAGTACGCCGGTGAGCACGGTCCGTGGTCGCTGTTCGTCGAGCTGCGGGATCTGGAATCGAAACCACCCGCCTGGCTGAAGAACTGGGACGGGGACGGCATACTCACCCGCTCCGGCAGCACCGCGATCGCCGATGCGGTCCGTCGCGTGGGGGTGCCGACGGTCGAACTTCGCTCGACCCGCCGGGGCGCGAGCTTTCCGTTTGTCGGAGCCGACAATGAAGCGGTCGGCAGGCTGGTGGCCGAGCATCTGCTCGACCGGGGCTTCCGCCACTTCGGCGTCTATGAACTCGATACGGAGCAGTTCTTCGTCGAACGCCGCAACAGCTTCGTCCGCCACCTGAAGCAGTGGGGGATGTCCTGCACTCCGTTTCGCCAGGGGGGCGCGACCGAGAAGCCGAGTCAGTGGGAACGGCAGCAGAACCGGTTGATCGGGTGGATCGAGCAGTTGCCGCGACCGGCCGGCATCATGGCCTGTACCGACCAGCTTGGCTGCTGGCTGCTGGACGCCTGTGCGCGGACGGGAATTCGCGTGCCGGAAGAACTGGCGGTCGTGGGCGTCGAGAATGACGAGACATTGACGACGATGAGCACTCCACCACTGAGCAGCGTGCAGCTGGATGGACGGCGAGCCGGGTACGAGGCGGCCCGACTGCTGGACCGGATCATGCGGGGCAACAGACCGCCTAAGCGTCCGGTTCTGATTCCGCCGATCGGCATCAAGACGCGGCAGTCGTCCGACATCGTAGCGATTGACGATCCGCTGCTGGCCGAGGCGATCCGACTGATCCGCCAGCGGGCCTGCGCGGGACTGCACGTGACGGATGTGCTGGACGCCGTCCCCCTTTCGCGCAGCTCGCTGGAGCGGGGCTGCCGCGAGATCCTGGGACGTTCGCCCAACCGGGAGATCAACCGGGTGCGGCTGGAGGCGGCGTGCGAGCTGCTGCGGGAGACGGACCTGAATCTCGAGCAGATTGCACGGCGGACGGGATTCACCACGCCACAGTACCTCGTGCAGCTGTTTCGCCGCTCGATCGGGACGACTCCGGGAGCCTACCGGCGGCAATCCCGGACGTAG